The region GCACGCAGCATGCCCTGCAGCTAACCCGCTAGCAGCAGAGATAAGCCTTAGCTTAGCACTTTAGcacactttgaaaacatttagcacacatTGTGTTCAAGAATTTATCCAGAAATTTAATTTTAGGGGATGCTAATTTACTTTGCTCTTTATTTCAGCTGAATAAAGTTCAAAGTCTGTGTCGACGTTTTGCctttagactgaaaaaaacaactgaagatgAAATGTTCTGACAGAAACCCTACTGTGgccaatgctaatgctaaccattAGTGCATTAGTATTAGCAGAACCAGTGTTGATGCTTGGGTTCTGCTAATGCTATAGCGCTAATTATTAGCATTAATTCCACTAATGCTAACATGCTAGTGATGAAAATTTGTTCCACTAATGATGAACAATTAAGGCGTTAGCAGATCCAATACTATTGCTttgtgctttagcattagcacatGTAGCTTTTCACTGGTTCTGTTGTGCTGAGGGGGCGGAGCCCGGTGTGTGGCGCGTACCTCTAGGCTGTCGTGCGTGGGCGAGGACGACGTGGACGAGTTCTCGTGTCTCTTGGACGAAGCGGCAGAGTTGAGCTCCACGCTGCGAACGCGCTGAGCGAACTTCAGCGAACACACCGACTCGCTCACGTTGCCAGGCAACGGAGACACCTGCAGGAACAGCGGCGGTGAGAAGCGGATCGGGACTGCGGAGGCCGGGTTCTGGTTTCTGGACTCACCTGGACCATCATCAGGGTCTTGCTGTCTCCGCTCAGAGAGTCCTGCAGCAGGTAGGTGAGCCGCGAGTTCCTGAAGGGGACGTGGGCGTGTCGAGTGCGCAGCGCGCTGATGACATCACCCAGCGCCGACAGCGACTTGTTGATGCACTGCGCTTCCCGGAGCCGGCTGCCCTCCGCTCCGGACTTCCCGATCCGCTCCGAACCAgccaggtccaccaggttcagCTTCCCTGAACCAGAACGATGAAAATCACAGAAACGTTTCAACACCTAATTATCAGAACGAATGCTAACAAAGCCGCTACAttcaaactaaactaaaaaccTCAAGAAGTAATTAAGAATGTAAAAGATATCCTTACATATTTGTTAGCATTTCATTTAATagtatttacttttttgactGAAACTGCTTTCCATACTAACGGTCTTACTGATCCAATCTTCCTTGTCTCTGATTGGTTACACAAATTCTAATCTGATTGGCCAACAGCAGCAGAGGGCGGAGCTAAAGAACTTGCAGGATCATAACGATGTTTGTTCGCGGTTCTCGGAGGGAATTTGGGCCTTTCTGGCCTTCCCTAGGTCCGATAAACGGATCCGGACCGCCGGCAATCAGAAAGCAGAACCGGCCTGACCTTGTGTTCTGGTTCCGGTCGTGGTGTTGAACCCAGACACGGTGATGATGAGCAGCGCGTGGGAGCGTGAGCTGTGTTCATTCAGGTTGGTGCACGCCGTGGCCCGGTTCACCCGGCCCAGCTCAAACACCTGGGGACGGGGACGAggccatcagaaccagaaccgctgcTCTGATATCTGGGTGTTTTACTCTGAAAGGACAGACAGGAAGCGGTTACCCTGTTGATGTCCTCGGGGCTCTGGACCGCGATCTCCGTCAGTCCGGGGACGTAGAGCTGTCCGCTGCCGTCCGGGTTCAGCTTGATGTCCAGTTTGTCTGTGGGATTCTGCCTGAGCAGGTCGCTGCAGGAAACCAGAGCGTCAGAGCCTGCAGGCGCAGCGCAGGGCAGCAGAACCCACGCAGGGAACCATCAAATCTAAAGCAAAACCAGAACCTGGTCCAGAACCAGGTCCAGAACCAGACCCGGTCCGGTCCTCACCGCAGCGTCTCGTTGTAAATCTCCACCAGGTTGACGACGATCCGATATTCCCAGTCCAGATTTTTCTCCCTCACCTCAGCGAACAGCAGGCGCAACGCGCGCTGGTTGATgccggggtcagaggtcacgccCTGCGGACACAAAGGGGCGGAGCTTACAAGTGGGAGGCGGTCCTGTGCCAGGTGAGGCCGggccaggctccgccccctACCTCCATGGTGTAGGTCTTCCCGGATCCCGTCTGTCCGTACGCGAAGATGCAGACGTTGAAGCCGTCGATACAGGAAGTGACCAGAGCCTGCACTTCCTGGAACACCTGGAGGACCAATCAGAGAACAGGACACAGGTGAGACGCCGGGTAGgcgaccagaaccaggaggagccAGGAGGCCCGGTTCAGGAGCCGCTCACCTCCTCCTGCGAGGCCTGCAGAGGGAAGACCTTGTCCAGTTCAAAGGTCATGACCTTTCCCCTGGAGGACAGGTAGAGGACGCCGTCGTCGTCTGAGTCGAAGCTCAGCGCCGTTCCCGCGTCGGTCGAGTCCAGTTCCTCCTGGCTGACGGGTCGGACCCGGCAGAACACCCGGATGTTACCTGGGACacagattttatgttaaatgggCCTGCCGTAGGAAGCAGCAACCAGAACCGAGCCGGGAGGTTCCGCTGCGGGTCGGACCTTTGAGGCGGACCAGCTCGTTGTGGCATTTCTTCCTCAGGTTCATCTCCCTCTTATACTTCCTGAGCAGATCctggttggtgctgctgacgTCGCCGATCACCTGGCAGATCTGCAGACACACAGCGGGTCAGTCGGGCCGGGCGGAACCGGGCAGGGCGGAACCGGGCCTCACCTCCTGCTTGGCCTCACTGATTGCTTTCTCCAGCATTGAGGGGAAATCCTGGACCTGCTTCTTCAGGCAGTTATAGTCAGAGGTCAAAGTTCGCAGGGCCGGCTGCAGGCTGAGCAGGTTCAGACGCACACCTGGACACATCAtcatcaccttcatcatcatcatcatcaccctCCCAGCCTGCCTCGGGTCTCACCTGCCAGGTTCTGGTGGACGGCCTTCATCTCGCTCTCGGCCCGGATGAAGGCCTCCTCGATCAGGCggttcttctcctcctccaggctCTGCATGTCGGCCTCCAGCTGGCCCTGCGCTCGCTGCATCTCGCCCTCGTAGACGTGGATCTGGGGGAACACGCAGCGCCGTTTGATCCCTGGGTTCTGTTTTTCGGCCGTCGTGAGATTCGGTGGCCAAACGTGAAACTGCTGggagttactcagcaggttgttgctaagtaaccaaaGTGAGTGAGTTAATTGATGCTACCCAGATAGCTTGGCtcaagcctttcctctgcctacatttcccagaatgctgtgcggttctagatcggagttcagtgaacGCTCCATCACCTTCAGCATCGCTAAAACATGGCGCCATTGAACTGAGGATAAAACATGGCCGACACGTTTCCACATCTATGGACAGATTATCCAAGAAACCTAGTACTCCTAGTGTTAACGTCCAAAACTCAgtaaaacatgcagacatgtttAACTAGACAGGTAAATCAACAGATTAAAGTAGATTAAAATGCACAGATTCATTAAATAATCTGAGCAGAAGTTAAAACgtctaaagaaaaacacaaactactgacacaaaacacagacaggaagcCGACCACAGTTTTCCTCTGCTTAAAGTCACTGAGCTAAGCTAGGCTAACTATGCTAGGCTAACTGTTAATTATACATGTAGATCTTAATCccacataaatattttatctaaCCATAATCTTGGCCACTGGGTGATCTACTGGGAAGCTGCCTGGCTAATCCAACAGAGTCCAGAGCTTCCCATTCAAACCAGTTTAACCTTTTATTTCACTGACTGACTACTGGAATAACGTAGAGATGTTATATTagtttttagaaaacagaaaaatgacattatGTGTTTAGAGGCCAGAGCTCCAGCtgacaaaaatatatagattcatttttaagaacaaaaacagcagaagaagttaataaaactgaaactaatTCAAAAGCAAGTCAGTAATCTGACTGACGGGAAATAaatttatattcctttattATGATTATTGTAACCATGACGAGCAAAAAGAAccatttgattaatttaatcactgaagttattttgagtttctttgcTCTGGATTATAAATCCTGGATGTTTAATCTGAGCAGCTTGAATTCATCTGGGAGCTCAGGAGCCTGAGGGGGAGGTGGgtctgtgacatcacagggGGCGGGGCCAACCTTGGACAACCCGGGATCCAATCGGCTCTTTGCGTTGCTGACAGTCGTGGATAAAAGGCCACAGAGGCACAGCTGCAGCCGGACAGGTAGAGAAACACAGGTGAGCTGCAACACCTGGacgcttctgattggctgtcaggCCGGTGCAAGACGCCCAGCCCCAGACACGACGGCCAATCAGAGGACGGGAAGCAGAGGCATCTCACCTGAGTCCGCAGCTGAGTGCAGGTGCGCTGCGAGTCGTGGAGCTGCGCCTCCAGCTCCCGCAGCAGCTGCCTCTGCAGCAACAGCTGTTCCTGCAGCGCCCCGTTCTTcacctgcagctccaccagcaCCTTCTGCGAGTCCGCCGACTCCACCTGCACCGTCTGGGTCACCACCTGCAGAGGAGCGCGAGGCTGggtcagcagctgcagcaacaccagctgctgcagctgtgtgactGCTCAGAGAGGCGGATCGCTCCGTCAGATTTCTGCATCTCTCTCCTCCGTTTCCTTACCTTGACTCTAGGGGGCGCCGCTGCCTGTCTGGCCAGCTCTTCCTCACACTCCTGCAGTCGCAGATGCAGTTTCTGCTCTCCGTCGCTGCGGCGCCTCCTGCTGTcgtccagctgcagctgcagcgccTCCACCCTAcagctgctctcctgcagctcctgctgcagctcgGCCAGCCGCTGCTCCCGCTGTCGCGCCCGGCTCTCCCAGGACGCCGCCTCCCGCCGCAGCGCCTCCGCCTCCTGCGGCGCACAGGCAAGGGGCGGAGTTAGACTCGCCCGCTGCGGCTGCGCCCGCTGCGGCTGCGCCCGAGGACTCACCTGAGCATGGCCGCAGCGGCTGCAGCCGTCCGCCGCCGCGTCAGGCTGAAGCTCTGAGCTCCTGCGTGACTTCAGCTCCTGTTTCAGACGCTCGTTCTCCACCAGCAGCCGCTCCAGCTGCTTCTCCAGGTctgtcgccccctgcaggaCAGGTGGCCACATTACAGCAGCTTCTAACCAAGAGGACCGTTTATCAGCTCAGGACTAGAGCCGGGAGATTAGACTAAATTATAATCTTGGCGTTTAGTTAAATTTGTGAAGGTTAAAGTTCTGCTGCTgataaaagatgaaatatttccttaatCATAGAATTGATTAAGGAAATGATCGGTCCGATCAATCAATGAATCACATGATAAAGACTCATCTGACTTTATGCCGTAACCTAATCCAGACGATCGGACCCGTTACTCCCGCTGCTTTTGTTGCCACGGTAACCGAACGGTGTGGGTCTGAAGCTGAGATTAAAGCGTTAAGCTGCAGTGAGAACTTCCTGTTCGGTTCTGACTCGGTATCGGGTTCGAGTCTGATCCCAACAGGGTTTCTACAGAGCCCAAGTTTGGGTCAGAACTTTGAGTTGCAGGTTCTGGACTCAGTGGCTCCGGGTCCAGAACCGAACTCACCAGTTCCGAGCGCAGTCTCTCCACCTCCTGAGTCCGatccagcagcttctgctccAGCGCCGCCACCTGCAGGAAGAACCGCCGGTCAGCTGGACCGGAACCACAGAACCCCAGTGGGCCCGGTTCTGCAGACGTACCTGTGTGTGCAGCCGAGAGACGAGCTGCTCCTCTTCGGGTCGGCTGAAACGGTCCGGATTTGGCTTCACACCTAAAACCAGACAGGAACATAACCgaccggaccagaaccggagCAGGCATCGGGCTACGCTCTGATTGGTTTGGTCAGTGCTAAAGGTTCTGGATCCAGATCCGGGTTCAGGTCTGGGATCAAAATCAGTTTAACCTGTGGGCAGCAGAGGCTCCTCCCCCTGCACCCAAGCTCCGCCCCCCGTCCGATGGCAGGAAACCTCCTCCGAGCCGAAACGGGCCTGAAGCTCACACACCTTGTCCTGCAGagtctgaacacacacacacacacacacacacacacacacacacacagggtgGATGAGACTGCAGCAACAGCAGGTGACTGTTCTACAGGGCGCTGCGCTCTAGAGGTCAGAGGTGAAAGGTCATCTACGGAGAGAGACTGAggcagatcagaaccaggaggatgaAGATAGAAACGATGAAGGTTTTTACATTGACAGGCGTCCAGCAGCAGGACCAGGAGACTCTCTGCAGGACGAGACGGCATGGAGGAAAACAGGACAGTTAGGAAGACActggacagagagagaggcagacagacggacagagagacagacagacggacaggGAGAGAGacggacagagagagagacggacAGATCTCTCCGAGGTGGGACGGTTCAGTGACCTCTGCtaacttcagttttttctgAGGAAACGATGACTCAGTAAGTGCTAAGCTAAATGCTAAGCTAAAATGAAAGGAATCGCTTCACTGTGTGATGTCACATCCTGACCGTTGCTTTGCTAGCAGTAGCATTGTGCCTTCTGTTAGCGCTGTGTGCTAGCTGTACTGCAACTTTTATAGCATTATTACATTAATAGTTTCTATTTGGATCATGTAATCAGAAGACAAAAATGCCATCCAGTGACATTCCTGGAGTTAGCGTTAGCTAACTGGCTAACTATGCTGAGCCTTGTTTCCAGACCAGTTCATTCCTTTTGTGGCTCCTTCATGTCAGACCGGATGGACGAGTCTACTGCTGGTGGCACCTTTAATTAAAGTCGATAATCGCTTCTCTGCTATGAAGCTACAAAAATGGCTCAACAGGTGGACCGGAAGGGGCGGGGCCTAAAGTGTCAAAACAAGTTGCTGTCAGGCTGCAGAGCTACAATAACCAGGAATCAAATCAGCTGAAGAATTTAAAAGTTTTCGCAGAAGAATCAGTTGTTCTATCGACAAGTGCTGCCCTCTAGAGGCAGCAGTGGAAACATCAGTTTTCCTGGTTTTAGTTTTCCGTTTTTCAGCCGATCAGACGGATGAGGATCAACATCATCAACGCTCCGTGGCTCTCGGCCCAGGGTTTGACCCCTGACCTCCACCCATCCTCACACCGACACGTTCTGACAGAACCCATCAGAACCTGCTCCGTCTGCGTTCAGCTGCTGTTCGCAGagcggcgccccctgctggaccgATTACCTGGATGAGCAGCTGGTGGGACGAGCTGGCGTTGAGCTCCGCGGTCAGAGGGGGGCGCTGTGAGAAGGCGGCGGCAggcagagacaggaaggagcCGTCGTCTTCACCATCACTCATCAGGAAGTCCACTGAGCTggctgcaacacacacacacacacacacacacacacacacacacacacacacacacacacacacacagttaacACTGGAGAGTCAAAGAGTTCCTCTGATCAGCAGAACCAGCAGTTTCCAGCAGGTTCTGGAGCAgaagctgctggttctgctggaaacCAGTCTGCCCAGTTAGCAGCAGctagtgacctctgaccccctcACACTGAGTCGATTCGCTTCATCTCCAGTCtccctgaactctgacctctggcCGGCCGGAACCTGAAATCTTGATGCTAATGAACAACGGTGGACACAATCTAGCTAATCCGCTAATTTTATGTTTAGCGCTTCAGATAATTTTGGAAACAATTAGCACAGCTAGCATCccataaattaaattttccaaataaattctaAATGCTGATTTACTGCCTGTTTCTTaaactttagcattagcttctgctaaataccatatTAGTGTAGCACCTTAATGTTAGTGCAACTAGCCTGCACTAGCATAGCACACTGAGCTGCAACAACACAGGATGAGCCGTTCGGTCTCCACACCATGACTGTCTGGAGAGCGCCACCTCCTGTCTGGCTGAGGGACTGAGCAGCTGACTGCAGGGTCTACCTGAGCAGACGGCCTGACTAGCAGATCGGGgcagagccagaaccagaaccaagccCAGTTCCAAACTGGTCCCTCTGAGGCGGTTTGACAGGAATCAGTGTGAAGGTTGAGCATTAGTTCTGGTTCtcagacagaaacaggaaacGGATCAGAAACTCTCTAAGctcacacacacgcgcacacacacacacacacacacacacacacacacacacacacacacacacacacacacacacacacacacacacacacacacacacacacacacacacacacacacacacacacacagctgggaATGTGCAGCTCGGACTGGAACAATGGCTCCAGTGTTCGCTCCcctccagagacagaaaacccATCAGAACCGTTCGGCTCACCTGTTCCTCCTGCCAGGCCCGGGCCTCCTCCGTTCGGCCGCTCAGGTGTGACTCACCTGCTGTCAGGGAGGAATGCAGCCACGCTGCTGCCTTCAGGCCCCGCCCTCTGACTCACCGTCCAATGAGAGGTCTTTCTTCCAGAGCTCCTGCAGGCAGGGGGCGTGAGCGATGTCCCAACTCTGTCTGGTTCCAAACATGACCGCCGGGCCGAGCAGAGCGCTGGACCGCTGGACCGGCTGCAGAACCAGGAAAcgaacaaacattaaaacatctgGAATCTGCAGACTGCAGCACggctccccctgctggcagGAAGAGCACCGTGGCTGCAGAATGATTTCCTTCAGTCCTGAACACAACAACCCAAACCTTGAAGTTTTggataaaaacctggaaaagatCAATAACAGATCAACAGATTTTAGAAAACCTTCCCGCTGCTCTGATCAGAACCGATGGACCAACCAGAACCGCTGGTAGAACCCGAGAACCAAAACACTCTGCAGttggcgtgccgtggtggcgtagcggttagcgcgacccacgtttggaggccttgagtcctcgacgcgccGTCGTGGGTTCAACTCCTGGACCCGGCGACGTTttccgcatgtcttcccctctcctcaccgtttcctgtcagcctgctgttgtataaggggcactagagcccacaaaataccccctggaggggtaaaaaaaaaaaaaaacaccctgcaGTTACAAACGGACCAGGCTCCAAACGGACCAGGCTCCAAACGGACCGGAGGTTCTGGATGTAGAAATGGTTCCACCAATTTGTTTCTAATCAAGCCTTCACTCTTCCCAGTTAGACCTCAAACCACAGAGTTCACCAGAACCAGTACCGTGGACCCGACTGGACCTCGGCCCTCTGACGGGCTGAGGTCAGACCGACTCACTGCCCCAGACCTGCTAACCGGTACCATCTGTCCAGAACTCCAGCAGACCTTACCGCTCCACAGCGAGTCTTCCTCTCCGCTCCATTTCCGGACCGGCGCCGGTCCAGCCAGCGCTTATTGATCAGCGTTCCCACCCAGCCCAGCATGCTGCCGTCCAGCCATCCACTCAGAACATCGATCCGCTGCAGGTCCGATCGGAccgacctgcagcagctgatCGGGATGAAGCTAATCTGATAATCCCAGCAGCAGATGGTCCATTAGCTGGGCGGGTCAGAACCGGCAGGAAGAACTCTCACTGAGTCTTAAACTACGGAGGAAAATATCGATCGCCAAAAACCCATCAATCGCTGGCCTGGAGGTACACGGGTCAGAATCTTCTGCGGCTCGGTCCGATCGCCATCAGAACATCCTGATGGGTCGGTCTGACTGACTACCCTAACCTAACAGGAACAACGATCAGAACCGGTCCGCCCCAAAACCACACAGGTTCAGACAGAACAGACACAGGTGAAACtcctgttaccatggcaacagagaACCGGTCAATGTGGAGCGAAACACAAATAaagagtttaatatttaaataattttatttaagaggAACAGAGACCGCGCTGCGTTCACTGACCTCTGTAAAAACCAGTTCTCATCCCAAAACAACGCCGCCATTAAAACTACTGATACTacgatcagaaccagcagcagaaccggatcagaaccagcagcagtgATTTCTGGGCTACAGAGACAAAACCAGccatttattttactatttgtgGACAAATCTTGAAAACGTTAAATatgtttcacaaatgaaaaCGATCCAATCTGTTTGggtcaaaataaattattagctgtgaaaactaaactatttttttatgatttaaattattttgtttagggtctaatatattttgtaatttttcctaAAACGATGGCCTcaggcaaaaaaattaaaaatctattttggcaaaaaaatcgCCATTATTTTATGAAAGTGGGGATATACTGTATTACTGTATTATGTATTATAATAGTTCAATAGTATAATAATTAACTACTTTTCTCTTCCTGAGCAGAACCACAGCCATATTCATTCAGAACTGACCCGGTCCAGCTgttgaacagaaccagaacctgttgGGTCAGAGGTCGATGGGTCAGGCTGGAAGCATCGGCCTCCTCTGGAAAGATCAATAGCCGATCAATACCGATCAGCAGCTCCGTCTGACTTCCAGCCTAAAGACAAGAGGGCGACAAAAATACCTGGCTGAGGCCCCGCCCCCacctgctgctagctggttagCTAGCTGCTGCCCGCTCTGAGGCCCCGCCCCCacctgctgctagctggttagCTAGCTGCTGCCcgctctgcagcagaaacaggagCTGCTGCATCAGGTTACAGAGCTGCAcgtctgctgctgcagccgctcctccgttcatccatccatccgttcatccatccatccatccgttcatccatccatccatcccttaCCTCCCGGGAGCCTCCTCCTCATCCCTTCAtcttcctcagagctgcagcttcatgGCGACAAACGGCAGcaggctctctctctctctctcacacacacacacacacacacacacacacacacacacacacacacacacacaccatctctctctctctctgcttccttCCTCCGTTTCCCTAGCAACAGCAGAGCAGCGTCACACCCCCAGAAGCCCCTCCTTCACAGACGGATTAATATTTCAGCGGAGcggcccctcccccacctgctGCACCGCTGATTGGCTGATCTGGCTCCGTGACGTCACGGGAAGCAGCTTCTGCTCGTTAGTTTGAAGAACAGCTTCGTCTAGTTTCTGTTATTGAAaacttttatgcatgttttctGCTCACTAACTAGTTAGCAAACTACAGCAGTTAGCAAGTAATATATTTAGGTTGAAGCTAGACTTCTACAAATCTTCAGCttcaacctaaatatttagtttaaagataaatatttatgctAGCTAATATTAGCCTAgctaatatttagctagcaTAGCTGGAGGTCAGACTGCAGATCATCTTCATCATGATGATGACTATGAAACCAAAGGACCAACATCTGGGCCGAGAGGTAagctgacaggaagtgacatcactgaAACGCTCTGGTCCACCAAAATCCATGTATAAACCAAAGATTCTCCTTactgttatttttgtgtttcgtttccatggaaacagcCAGGAAGTGACCCGTTTTAATGGTTCTGTTCCAGTCTGAGCTGTAGTGCAGCTTATTGCAGGGAAAATCTTTCCATTGTGgaaactagcattagcattagttaATACTAGTTAGCATTAGCCGAtgctatgtttttattcatataacaaatgtgtttttaatgtttcccaTCAGCAACTTGATTCTCTGGATGACTGataattttccatgtttttgagCCCTTTAAACAATTGTTGCTATAAAATGTTCaagtcattttcagttttgaacaaacttgatgtgacattttggttttggttttggtcaTTCTCTTCTTACAACTTAAAAGTAATAATTCGcaacaaaatcagaaactgaGTCTTAATGGTTAGCGTTAGCCTCCggtaagtttttcttttatgtttagctttgatttagcattagcttctgctaaatttTGATATGAAGACTCTCGTTAGGCGAATAGAAGCTAGCTTGTGAAGCTAACTTCCTGGCTAGCTGCACCTACTAACTACTGATGATTtcaatgcaaacatttattctccaatcagaaccagaaccttaaACTGCTCCGGTTTCATCCCCGGCCCGGTTCTGCTCCTCACCTGGACCCGTCTCCTGTTGGAGGACAGCATCTCCGTCCCTCCGGTCCTCCCTCGGCCCGCCAACCCGACTCCATCCTCCAGAACCTCGAGAACCTTCTTTTCCATCCCTGCAGCCTGAGAGGTTCTGTCCGGCCCAGTACTGACCCACTTCCTGAGAAGGCTGTGGAACGTGAGGACGGCCAGGGTGCACAGGACATACATGTCTGCCGGCCCGGTTCCGTCTGGTCTGGATCAGAAACAGGCGGTTCTGTTTGGATCCAGCTGCTGCATCCACCGGACCCGACCGGGTTCTGAGCTCCAGCTCACCTGCTCCAtctgtttgacctttgacccggaCCCGCCCTGACTGACGCAGCGGTTCTCCAGAATTGATAAGACAGTCGGACCTTGTCCTTGCTGCAGgtaaccagaaccagaaccagcagtttCAGGTGGCAGAAACTCTACACCTCTGCAATTCAGAACCAGTTCTGATCCAAATGGATCCAGCAGTTCAGAATCGGTCCAATATTTGGTTCCAGCTAAACATTCCTCAGAGATGGAACCGGTTCTGTAGACGGAGGTTCTGTAGATTCTGCAGCTGGAGCTCAGTTCTGTTCTGGCGCCGAGCGGTTCTGCTGagtggaaccagaacctctgaccGGATTAAATGCTCCTCTCCCCTCCCCGACCCGGGACCATCTGCTGCAGCAGATGAACCGGGCCGCGCCGGCGCCGCTCGCGTAATGCTCTGATGAATCACTGGGAACGGGTCAGATCGGGTCAGAACCGATCAGGCTGCTCAGTCCGGTCTCTACAGACCATCAGAACCTTTttcagctggttctgatccatgcTCTGGGTTCTGATTGGCCGAGTAGAACCTTGGCGCCAACCCGCTCTGAAGTGGACC is a window of Xiphophorus maculatus strain JP 163 A chromosome 4, X_maculatus-5.0-male, whole genome shotgun sequence DNA encoding:
- the kifc3 gene encoding kinesin-like protein KIFC3 isoform X2, with amino-acid sequence MYVLCTLAVLTFHSLLRKWVSTGPDRTSQAAGMEKKVLEVLEDGVGLAGRGRTGGTEMLSSNRRRVQPVQRSSALLGPAVMFGTRQSWDIAHAPCLQELWKKDLSLDASSVDFLMSDGEDDGSFLSLPAAAFSQRPPLTAELNASSSHQLLIQTLQDKVCELQARFGSEEVSCHRTGGGAWVQGEEPLLPTGVKPNPDRFSRPEEEQLVSRLHTQVAALEQKLLDRTQEVERLRSELGATDLEKQLERLLVENERLKQELKSRRSSELQPDAAADGCSRCGHAQEAEALRREAASWESRARQREQRLAELQQELQESSCRVEALQLQLDDSRRRRSDGEQKLHLRLQECEEELARQAAAPPRVKVVTQTVQVESADSQKVLVELQVKNGALQEQLLLQRQLLRELEAQLHDSQRTCTQLRTQIHVYEGEMQRAQGQLEADMQSLEEEKNRLIEEAFIRAESEMKAVHQNLAGVRLNLLSLQPALRTLTSDYNCLKKQVQDFPSMLEKAISEAKQEICQVIGDVSSTNQDLLRKYKREMNLRKKCHNELVRLKGNIRVFCRVRPVSQEELDSTDAGTALSFDSDDDGVLYLSSRGKVMTFELDKVFPLQASQEEVFQEVQALVTSCIDGFNVCIFAYGQTGSGKTYTMEGVTSDPGINQRALRLLFAEVREKNLDWEYRIVVNLVEIYNETLRDLLRQNPTDKLDIKLNPDGSGQLYVPGLTEIAVQSPEDINRVFELGRVNRATACTNLNEHSSRSHALLIITVSGFNTTTGTRTQGKLNLVDLAGSERIGKSGAEGSRLREAQCINKSLSALGDVISALRTRHAHVPFRNSRLTYLLQDSLSGDSKTLMMVQVSPLPGNVSESVCSLKFAQRVRSVELNSAASSKRHENSSTSSSPTHDSLELDSPPVTPAPLPISRASSAGSTLSSASRTPSGSRRRSQSQLAADRAGPLLGDGGQDD
- the kifc3 gene encoding kinesin-like protein KIFC3 isoform X1, with product MYVLCTLAVLTFHSLLRKWVSTGPDRTSQAAGMEKKVLEVLEDGVGLAGRGRTGGTEMLSSNRRRVQPVQRSSALLGPAVMFGTRQSWDIAHAPCLQELWKKDLSLDASSVDFLMSDGEDDGSFLSLPAAAFSQRPPLTAELNASSSHQLLIQTLQDKVCELQARFGSEEVSCHRTGGGAWVQGEEPLLPTGVKPNPDRFSRPEEEQLVSRLHTQVAALEQKLLDRTQEVERLRSELGATDLEKQLERLLVENERLKQELKSRRSSELQPDAAADGCSRCGHAQEAEALRREAASWESRARQREQRLAELQQELQESSCRVEALQLQLDDSRRRRSDGEQKLHLRLQECEEELARQAAAPPRVKVVTQTVQVESADSQKVLVELQVKNGALQEQLLLQRQLLRELEAQLHDSQRTCTQLRTQIHVYEGEMQRAQGQLEADMQSLEEEKNRLIEEAFIRAESEMKAVHQNLAGVRLNLLSLQPALRTLTSDYNCLKKQVQDFPSMLEKAISEAKQEICQVIGDVSSTNQDLLRKYKREMNLRKKCHNELVRLKGNIRVFCRVRPVSQEELDSTDAGTALSFDSDDDGVLYLSSRGKVMTFELDKVFPLQASQEEVFQEVQALVTSCIDGFNVCIFAYGQTGSGKTYTMEGVTSDPGINQRALRLLFAEVREKNLDWEYRIVVNLVEIYNETLRDLLRQNPTDKLDIKLNPDGSGQLYVPGLTEIAVQSPEDINRVFELGRVNRATACTNLNEHSSRSHALLIITVSGFNTTTGTRTQGKLNLVDLAGSERIGKSGAEGSRLREAQCINKSLSALGDVISALRTRHAHVPFRNSRLTYLLQDSLSGDSKTLMMVQVSPLPGNVSESVCSLKFAQRVRSVELNSAASSKRHENSSTSSSPTHDSLELDSPPVTPAPLPISRASSAGSTLSSASRTPSGSRRRSQSQLAAGRSGPRDGAPPLSVCPSSSVSSFCALIGWFPDRAGPLLGDGGQDD